ATCTGGGCCAGCACTTGCGGAATCGCTCCCTGAAGTTGCCGGAGAATCCCAGCGCTACCCTCAGCCGGCACGACCGTCCCCCGCCATAACGCCAGGAGCTGGCCTGCCCCGTCGCCCAGTCCCACTTGCAATTTCGTACCGCCAATCTCGATGCCCAAGTACATGACATCTCCCCCAGCCGCCATCTCGCTTGCAGGAGCCAACCGACCCGTGCATTGGCGGGGCTAAGTTCGGCATCAAACCGAACAGTCCCCGATGGCTCGACGTCCCCCTGGAGGTTCAGCTCGATATATCACCCTCAGGTAGGAGTCTGTATATTGGGTGGAAAGCCTCTCAGGCAGCGCAGCGAAGGTGGACAACACGTACGCGGCGAAAGGTAGACAACCAGTATGGATGATCCGCGGCCGATTCTGCTGCTGCTTTATCTGGTGGCGGGCCATGCGCTTGTGGATTTTGCTTTGCAAAGCGAGGCGATGGCCTTGGGCAAATGCCCGCATGCCCAGCATCCTGCCGCTCGTGCCGTCCCGTGGTACTACTGGCTGGCAGCACACGCCTTGCTGCATGGTACCGCAGTCGGCCTGGTGTGCCAGTGGATGGGCCTCACACCGGCTGGGACCTTAGCCTTGGCCTTGGCGGAAACCCTGGCCCATGCTCTGATCGATCTGGGCAAATGCCGCGGCTGGTACGGTATTCATCGGGATCAGGCCTTGCACCTGCTCTGCAAACTGCTCTGGTGGTGCCTGGCCTTGGGAGCGTTTCCATCCTCAGGAGGATTATGAGCGTGCCGCCATTCTGCCGGAGGAGACCCGCGCGCTCCGGACGGCTGATGCTGTCCCTGCTATGGACCTTACTACTGTTGGCCACCGGCGGGGTCGCAGGTTATTTCCTGGCCCGGTTCATGCCGGACGCACCCAGTGCCTCGCCTGTCTCAGCACCAACGGGATCGCCCCGCATTGCGGCGCTGGGACGGTTGGAACCGGCTGCCGGCATCGTACACGTTTATGGCCCAGTCGGGGACCGGATCGCCCGCCTTTATCCCTTGGCTCCCGGCCAATCGCTTCAGCAGGGCCAGCCGATCGCGGAACTCGCCAGTGCGGAAGAACGCCAAAAGCAAGTGGCCCTAGCCGAACTCGAACTCCAGGAACTGCAAGATAGATTCGATGCCGCCAAACAGGCTGGTGAGGCGAAAATCCGAGCTGCGGAAGCAGAATGGCAGCAAGCGATGGCGGCCCGGGATCAGGATCTCGCGGCCCAGGACGCCCGCCTGGAGTATCTCACCCAGCAATTGCAGGTGGCGGAAAAGAGTTTGGAACGTTTGGAGCAACTCCGGGCCAGCCGCGTTACAGTCCCCGCGGAGGAATACGACAAGGCCCGGCTCGCTGTCGCGCAGGCCAAAGCAGAACGGCAAGCGGCGGAGGCGCTTCGGCGCAAGACACTCCTGTCCTACCAACACGCGGACAAAGTAGGCCAGGCGCGCAAAGCGGCGGCGGAACAGGAACTCCGCGAAGCCCTCGCCCGTTTCCCCCTGCAATCCGCTAAAGCCCGATGGGACCATGCCCGCGACCAATGGGAGCGTCACAGGATGGTCCGCGCTCCGATCAGCGGCCAGATTCTGCACGTGCAAGCTAACCCCGGACAAACAATCACTCAAGAACCCCTGCTGACAATGGCTGACGTGTCCCGCATGATCGTCCGAACGGAAGTTTACGAGGGAGATGTAGAACGCTTGCGGCAAGCCCTGCACCACGGCTCCGTGCTCGCGACGATTCAAGCTCCGGCTTTACCCCGCTCCCTCCGCGGCAGTGTGAGTGATGAGAACGTTATCTCGCGCATGATCTCCCTAAATCGCGTTTTCTCTCTTGATCCCCGTATGGATCGGGATCGGCGAGTCGTCGAAGTGCTCGTCCCCTTGGACCCCGGCGATACGAACCTGGCCGCCCGCTTTGTCAACCTGCAAGTCACCGTATTGTTCGAGTTGCCGGCTTCATCCGCCGCTGAATTGCCGAAGGCGAGCGAACAATGATCCTGCACCATGATGCGCCGCGTACCGTTCCCTGGGATTGCCGCTTCTAAGCCGATGCCCCCAGCAAATGGGTTAGGTTTTGTTCGAGGAAAGCCGGACTTGGCTCAACCTCGGACCACTTCCTAATGCGAAGAGAAAAGCGGCGGTGATACGCAGCCGACCCTCTGGCTGATCGGAGACTCTCCCCATGAGGTATGCGTGGCTTTGGGCCATCCGACATCTGATCCACCGGCGGGAACGTACGGTAACAGCCGCTACAGGCATCGCTTTTGCTGCCATCCTGATGTTTCTGGAAATGGGCTTCCTCGGCGGAGTCGATCGCACGGCGACCTTGCTCTTCGACCGCTTGCAGTTCGATCTGCTGATCACCTCTTCAGAATACGAAGACCTCAGCCGCACGGCGGGGTTCCCGGATCAGCGGCTAGCTCAAGCGGCAGCAGTGGAGGGAGTGGGGGCGGTCGTGCCGCTGTCCATGGGCTTTGCCGAGTGGCGTATGCCGCAACGCCGTGGCTGGCTCCGTTCCCCCTCCGGCGGGGAAATTATGAGCATCGCCGTCTTGGCAGTGCCCCCGGAGTACCTCCCGCAGGCTTTCCGCATCGGCCCGGAGGGTGTCTTTTCCACCCTAGCGGAAGCGGAAGAAGCTGCCCATCTCTTGGCCCGCCAGAAGACGTTTCTGTTTGATCGGCGGAGCAAAGCGGAATACGGCTCGGCCGAGTACTGGCTGGAGCAATCCCGCAGCCGGAACCCGCAGGACCCCGTGCTGATCAATGGACGCTCTGCGGTCATAGCCGGCACGTTCTCCCTCGGTACAGGCTTCAGTTGGAACGCCATGCTTTTGACCAGCGAGGGCACATTCCGTGAGTTTTTGCCGCCAGTGCCTGATGGTGTTCACTTTGGCTTGATTCAACTGAGCGCCGGCGCCGATCCCGCCGCGGTTCAACAGCAACTCCAAACCCGCCTCCCTTCCGATGTCCGCATTTGGAGCCGCGAAGACATCACGGCCTCGGAGCGGAATTACTGGGTGAGGCTGACGTCCGTGGGCCAGTTTTTGGTGGTCGCGGTGGTTCTCGTCATCACCGTGGGTGTCATTTTCGTGTACCAGATGATGGCAGCAGACATTCGCTCCATGCTGCCGGAATACGCCACGATCAAAGCTTTGGGCCATACGCCGGGTTTCGCCACGGCCATGGTCCTTGCCCAGGCCGGCCTTCTCGCCGCTTTGGGCTTTCTCCCCGGTTGGGGAATTGCTGCTTTTCTCTATTCCATCGCGCGGACCTACGGCGGCATCCCGGCGGAAATGACTCCCCTCATTATCATGGCTGTCGCTGGATTGACCGTCGGGATGTGTCTTCTCTCGGCTATCCTCGCTTTGCGGAAAGTCCAGACGGCGGACCCGGCGGACCTGTTCTAGCGGCTTCGCCCTCTATCTCTCCCTCCCCCGTTCTAGCGGCTCCGCGTCCAGCAACTTCGGCGACTCATACCAGCACCCAATTTGGAGGAGTCGGGAAAAGTTCCTCCTGTTTCCTGAAAGGCAGACCTATTCCTGGCGGGGAACCGTTGACGCTGGACTGCCAGATGCGAAGCTGACAGTATGCGGCTGGCTCTGCTCGTGGCCTGGCGAAATCTGACCTGCGATCCGATCCGATACGGGTTGTATACCCTGGGCATCGCCTTCGCGGTGGTGCTTATGGGGGTGCAATTCGGCATTCTCCGGGCAATGCTGGAGAGCAACACGCGCCTGTTGCGGTGCCTGGATGCGGATGGCGTGCTGATTCATCCGCAGCGCAGTTCTCTGATGTTCCGCCCAGCCTTTCCGCGCCGGCGGCTGGAACAGGCCCACGCTGTGGAGGGAATTGACCGCGTAGCGCCCCTGTATTTGGATTACCAGGCCGGAGAATGGCTGGCGACGGGGGTGCCGCGGCCGGAGCGGGGACCGAAGCGGCGCATCCGGGTGGTGGGGGTCGATCCCGCTGTGGCTCCCTTGCGGGGACTGGACATTCCCCCGGACGACTGGCAGAGCTTGCAACGGCCCGGTACCGCGTTGTACGACCGCCGGGCGCGGCCTGATCCCCAAAGGCGGATGCCGAGCGTCTATGGCCCCCTGGCGGAGGGATGCACCGCCGAGTTGACCGGCCAGCAACTGACCCTGGTCGGTCCGGGTTTTTCCCTGGGCTTCGACTTCGCCGCGGATGGTACCTTGATTGTCAGCGAGCAGACCTTCGCCCGTTACCTCCGGGAGCCATTGGCCCCGCCGGGTACCGATCCCCTGGAAGCGGTGGACCTGGGTCTGGTCTGGTTCCAACCGGAAGCGCGCCGGGAGCAGGTCCTCGACGCCCTCCGGCAGCTTTACGCAGCGACGCCCAATGTCGAGGTGCTGACCCTAAAGCAGCTCATCGAGCGAGAAGAGCGCTTCTGGCTGGCCAACACGCCCATCGGCTTCGCCTTCGGCGCCGGCATGATTCTGGGCTTCGTCGTGGGGTTGGTCATCTGTTATCAGATTCTCACAGGAAACATCGCCGATCATCTGGGCCAGTATGCGACGCTGCGAGCCATTGGGCACACGCCGGGTTTTCTCCGCGCCGTGGTGACTGCCGAGGCGTTGCTCCTGGCGGGAAGCGGTTTGGCTGTGGGAATCGGCATCGTAGCTGGAGTACAATCGTTACTAGAGGAATGGACCGGCATGCCGTTTCAGCTCACGCTATTTCGCATAGTGTGGTTGGGGGGCGCGACCATCGGCATGTGTTGGCTGTCTGCCCGTTTGGCTGCCCGACATGTGGAGAAGGTGGACCCCGCCGATGTCTTCTGAGCCGCAGGTACAGCTAGTTTCGGATCCCTCGGATCGCTTGGACTCTTCCTCCAAAAAAGGGCCAAACGGCAGCCTGGGTGGAGGTACGAAAGCACCGCCTTTCGGGGAACCCTTACTCCGGGTCGTGGGTGTAGATCATTTTTTTGGCCGGGGGGAAACGCGCACTCAGGTCCTCTTCGACAACAATTTGGAAGTGCTGCCAGGCGAGTTGGTCATCATGAGCGGCCCATCCGGGTCCGGCAAAACGACCTTGTTGACCCTCATCGGCGGCCTGCGCACTCTGCAACACGGCGACATTCGCATTTGGGACCACGAGCGTGGGGAGTCGATCTCGTTGCGCGGCCTGGCGGAGAAAGAGTTGATTGGCGTGCGCCGCCGACTGGGTTTCATCTTCCAACGGCACAATCTCCTGGAATCGCTGACGGCCTGGCAGAACGTGCAGATGGCGGCGGCTCTGCGCCCGCGCCCTCAGGCCCGGCAGGAAGCCCAGGAGCTGTTGCAATACCTTCTGCTGGGCGATCGGGATGTTTTGGGCCGACCCCAGGTGCCGAAGTTCGACTACACGCCGGCGCGCTTGTCAGGCGGGCAGCGGCAGCGGGTGGCCATCGCCCGGGCTTTGATCAACCGCCCCAGGCTGATTCTCGCAGACGAACCGACAGCCGCCTTGGATGCGCATTCCGGCTTGGCGGTCATCACCTTGCTGCGTTTTCTCGCCCGTCCCCGGCCCGCTACGGAATGGCAAGCCTTGCTCCGCGAGGGGGAAGACAGCGGCGACCAGGGACGCCTCGCCGAATGGCAAATCCCGCTTCTGCACAAGCTCGCGGGACAAGGGGGTGCCACCAGCCTGATCGTCACGCATGACCCGCGGATCATGCATCAGGCGGATCGGATTGTGCATCTGGAACGGGGGCGAATCGTGGCCAACGTGGTGGTGGCAGAGCGGCTCTTTGTTCGCAATGCTTTGCGCCAAAGCCCGCCGTTTGCGGCGATCCTGCCCGAAGAGCAA
This portion of the Thermogemmata fonticola genome encodes:
- a CDS encoding FtsX-like permease family protein, with the protein product MRYAWLWAIRHLIHRRERTVTAATGIAFAAILMFLEMGFLGGVDRTATLLFDRLQFDLLITSSEYEDLSRTAGFPDQRLAQAAAVEGVGAVVPLSMGFAEWRMPQRRGWLRSPSGGEIMSIAVLAVPPEYLPQAFRIGPEGVFSTLAEAEEAAHLLARQKTFLFDRRSKAEYGSAEYWLEQSRSRNPQDPVLINGRSAVIAGTFSLGTGFSWNAMLLTSEGTFREFLPPVPDGVHFGLIQLSAGADPAAVQQQLQTRLPSDVRIWSREDITASERNYWVRLTSVGQFLVVAVVLVITVGVIFVYQMMAADIRSMLPEYATIKALGHTPGFATAMVLAQAGLLAALGFLPGWGIAAFLYSIARTYGGIPAEMTPLIIMAVAGLTVGMCLLSAILALRKVQTADPADLF
- a CDS encoding DUF3307 domain-containing protein, yielding MDDPRPILLLLYLVAGHALVDFALQSEAMALGKCPHAQHPAARAVPWYYWLAAHALLHGTAVGLVCQWMGLTPAGTLALALAETLAHALIDLGKCRGWYGIHRDQALHLLCKLLWWCLALGAFPSSGGL
- a CDS encoding ATP-binding cassette domain-containing protein — translated: MGVDHFFGRGETRTQVLFDNNLEVLPGELVIMSGPSGSGKTTLLTLIGGLRTLQHGDIRIWDHERGESISLRGLAEKELIGVRRRLGFIFQRHNLLESLTAWQNVQMAAALRPRPQARQEAQELLQYLLLGDRDVLGRPQVPKFDYTPARLSGGQRQRVAIARALINRPRLILADEPTAALDAHSGLAVITLLRFLARPRPATEWQALLREGEDSGDQGRLAEWQIPLLHKLAGQGGATSLIVTHDPRIMHQADRIVHLERGRIVANVVVAERLFVRNALRQSPPFAAILPEEQARLADELLVGVDPAVPLRPDQLAAASDRVAAFAPGSVIVREGEPVDDQSKFYLIRRGTVEVFRRRREGGEEKVAELGPGQCFGEVALLMDRPRNATVRAKETVETYLVRREVFRRYEATSRPFIERILARFRPDDALG
- a CDS encoding HlyD family efflux transporter periplasmic adaptor subunit — protein: MLSLLWTLLLLATGGVAGYFLARFMPDAPSASPVSAPTGSPRIAALGRLEPAAGIVHVYGPVGDRIARLYPLAPGQSLQQGQPIAELASAEERQKQVALAELELQELQDRFDAAKQAGEAKIRAAEAEWQQAMAARDQDLAAQDARLEYLTQQLQVAEKSLERLEQLRASRVTVPAEEYDKARLAVAQAKAERQAAEALRRKTLLSYQHADKVGQARKAAAEQELREALARFPLQSAKARWDHARDQWERHRMVRAPISGQILHVQANPGQTITQEPLLTMADVSRMIVRTEVYEGDVERLRQALHHGSVLATIQAPALPRSLRGSVSDENVISRMISLNRVFSLDPRMDRDRRVVEVLVPLDPGDTNLAARFVNLQVTVLFELPASSAAELPKASEQ
- a CDS encoding FtsX-like permease family protein yields the protein MRLALLVAWRNLTCDPIRYGLYTLGIAFAVVLMGVQFGILRAMLESNTRLLRCLDADGVLIHPQRSSLMFRPAFPRRRLEQAHAVEGIDRVAPLYLDYQAGEWLATGVPRPERGPKRRIRVVGVDPAVAPLRGLDIPPDDWQSLQRPGTALYDRRARPDPQRRMPSVYGPLAEGCTAELTGQQLTLVGPGFSLGFDFAADGTLIVSEQTFARYLREPLAPPGTDPLEAVDLGLVWFQPEARREQVLDALRQLYAATPNVEVLTLKQLIEREERFWLANTPIGFAFGAGMILGFVVGLVICYQILTGNIADHLGQYATLRAIGHTPGFLRAVVTAEALLLAGSGLAVGIGIVAGVQSLLEEWTGMPFQLTLFRIVWLGGATIGMCWLSARLAARHVEKVDPADVF